Below is a genomic region from Pseudochaenichthys georgianus chromosome 13, fPseGeo1.2, whole genome shotgun sequence.
GTTGATATTGATTtcttctttatttatataggattTATTGATCTGACTGACCCTGGTCCAGACAGCATGAGTCACTATCTTTGTCTCCCTCTGCTGGTTGTGCTCCTGCAGCCATCTGTGTGTCTCAACAACTGCTCGTCTGACTACCAGAGGATCCCTGGTAGGCTGAATATCTCTTTCACTGAGCCAGATAGTTTGGTTTTAACGCGCATTATGTACAAATTAGAACAGATGGTGTTAAGTAACAATCACAAAATGAGAAAATTACCTATTCGTCCTGCTCAATGTAACATTTATTTACCTCATCTCTGTCTCTGCATCAGCATTATAATCTTCATTTCCCCTTTGATTCAAAATGGGAAAAAATCACACATAATTAAAtaattcttggtcttttttcttttttacttttCTTACGTAGACAATTCAGACATGACAGTTGAATGTGGGGCCGGAATGATCACGCTAGAGATCAACCTGTGCACAGCTCAGTGGGCAGGCTTCAACACCACAGACCTGGCTCTGAACGGGAAGCACAACACCACCGAGTGCCAGGGCACCATCGACAACAGTGTGGACCCTGCAGTTATCCGTTACAAGCTTCCTGTTAACGACAGTCAGCAGAATCCCTGCCGCCAGTCTCTGCAGGTCAGAAGGTCTCTAGTATAGGACGTTGAATATTGTTAAATTACTGGACAAATAGTGATATTACTGCAACAGGGATTTAGAGATACATATCACTTTATTAAGGATGATGTTGCAGTTTAGTGGACTATATTACAATTGCGTTTCTGCAGATTGTGGATGAGGCCCCGGACCCCTCAGGTCCCTTCAGCAGCTTTTCAAGTATCCAGTCAGTTATCATTACCGGGTTCATTGACACACCCCGAACTGACCTGGGGCTGATCAGCTACTCCACAGACCTCTACTATCACTTCTCCTGCCGATACCCGCTGGAATACCTGATCAACAACACACAGATTGTGGCGTGAGTAACTTACCATCTTAAAAAAGTGTTGTTAATATACCTTATCACTTTAGCTTGAGACATAACATAAACACAGCCATTTCTTTCAATGATTTTTCAGCTCCTCAGTGTCTGTTGCGACCAGCGATAACAATGGAACCTTCATTGATACACTTAAAATGAGTGTTTTTAATGTAAGTTGGCATTTAGTGGCCTTAGACAAACTCTACTCTGCTATAAACATATTTCACTTGATGTATTTCACTCTAACATCTTATTTTTCCAGGACTCAGGCAGTATCTACCCTTTAGTAGTACCTTCGACAGGACTTGAGCTCCGAACCAGGATCCATGTGGAGGTCAAGGCTGTTAACCTCACAGGAACGTAAGTGACAGATTACTGGACGCACAGAGTGAATGTGCTTATCAGAAAAACGGATagtgaaataaaaatgggaaaattGTTTTCTTGTAGCAAACAGTACTTCATTGGCCCACTGTCCTTATTTCAGTTTCCATATACTGCTGGATCACTGCTTTGGCACTCCCACTGCTTACACCATGTCGAACAGTGAGCAGCACAACTTCTTCACCGGGTATGGACGCACACATGCATCATTAGTGTAAATTCTGCTATACTGTATGCatggggaaataatctaaactccacatctatttttttttttaaatataaagtgTATCTAAATAATCTCCATACTCTCCACAAGCTGTTCATTGGACCAAAGGACATCTGTGACAAGCAATGGCCTTTCCAAGGTCGCCCGCTTTAACTTCGAGGCCTTCCGCTTTGTTCAGCACCGCGACCAGGCAAAGTCCAGCATCTATCTGCACTGCATACTAAGACTCTGTGAACCAAGCAAATGCCAAGAGCTGCTGTCTGTAAGTTGAGAAGTCAAGAACAAATGACTTTGCTTTAAAGACATGAAAAGGTAATGCTAAATCAGCTTTCAAAGGCTAACCAAAACTATATTTTAGGATAAAGATTTGAAGTATAGAATTGACCTGTTTTTTGCATCTTGGTCATGAAAGAAATAGATataaagataaaaaaatatttttttgttttatctgtAGTATTGAAGAGACAGAAAAAGTATAGGTGACAGGAAATGTACGGAAAGACAGGAAACTGCAACCAAGTTTATTGAGTCAAAATATTTTGGGGAAATTCTGACTGATGGTTGGCaccttttttaataataataataataataatttcaatttatatagcgcctttcacgaaacccaaggacgctttacaatgggaagtaacaaaacaaaaggtaataataaacatacagaGCAATAGCAGGAAATAAGTGACTGTAAATTAGTTGAGGCCAAAGGCCTGAGTGAACAGATGGTGTTTGAGGTGTTTTTTGAAGGTGTCCAGAGTGTTTGAATCCCGGGCCACCAGGTAACCCACATTTGCCTTTAAAGTGAATATTTTACAATTTGaccataaaaacaaaacatgtgttATTTCTAACATCTACATTTTGTATAGAGAAGTCATACTTTGACACTATATAAAATGGATTAAACTAAACCCAAATGCACGTGTGTTGTTTTTCAGGCCTGTAATGTCAGAAGAAAAAGGTCTGTGACTCCTTATGGGAAAGAAAGCAGTGAATCTGCAACTATTTCAGTTGGACCTCTTTACACTGGCAGAGAAGGTAAGTCCCTGCAAACAcaatactattattattattattattatattattactattattattattattattattattattataatacgtTGTatagtaaatatatatatatatatatatatataataaatatatatagtaaACAATGATAACACGTTTTTTCTTAATTACCCTTTTTTATTTACCCCTTCCAAAGAGAGGCCAAATGCAGCTGCATACAGTGAGTATATTGTAATCAAATGAACCACTAGAAATACATGTTCTTATCTTGAATGTGTATAACTCATAAAGAAATCCCAATGATCTGCATCTGTGTGCATCAGGTTCTGACGTGGCATCAGAGAGGGATGACGTGAACGTGACTGGCCTGGTGGTAGGAGTTGTGTTCGGCTCTGCAGCTAGTGCCTTGCTGATTCTGGGCGGCTGGTTCGCCCTGAAGAAGTTTTATTGGGCAGGAGGATTACCTCGTGCTTTTAACTGACAGACAACTGGCAAATTGTCTTCTCCTTGTCACCTCATACTATATTGTGTCTTATTCT
It encodes:
- the LOC117457074 gene encoding zona pellucida-like domain-containing protein 1, with amino-acid sequence MSHYLCLPLLVVLLQPSVCLNNCSSDYQRIPDNSDMTVECGAGMITLEINLCTAQWAGFNTTDLALNGKHNTTECQGTIDNSVDPAVIRYKLPVNDSQQNPCRQSLQIVDEAPDPSGPFSSFSSIQSVIITGFIDTPRTDLGLISYSTDLYYHFSCRYPLEYLINNTQIVASSVSVATSDNNGTFIDTLKMSVFNDSGSIYPLVVPSTGLELRTRIHVEVKAVNLTGTFHILLDHCFGTPTAYTMSNSEQHNFFTGCSLDQRTSVTSNGLSKVARFNFEAFRFVQHRDQAKSSIYLHCILRLCEPSKCQELLSACNVRRKRSVTPYGKESSESATISVGPLYTGREERPNAAAYSSDVASERDDVNVTGLVVGVVFGSAASALLILGGWFALKKFYWAGGLPRAFN